The Besnoitia besnoiti strain Bb-Ger1 chromosome Unknown contig00160, whole genome shotgun sequence genome includes a window with the following:
- a CDS encoding uncharacterized protein (encoded by transcript BESB_031550): MITVILKSNTFSCLKQSSGVVVYCNHKELGCLYLITGVIFSILGTIMSLFIRFELYSSGSRIICTETIATYNVIITIHGLAMIFMFLMPALYGGYGNFFVPIYIGGSEVVFPRTNAISYFLVPLGSVLLTQSICSEFGSGLGWTMYPPLSTSLMVLNPEATDWIIGGLAVLGISSILSSINFLGTCVFMGSNAGAKNYILYIWAIIFTALMLVFTLPILTGGLVMILLDLHVNTEFYDSMYSGDSVLYQHLFWFFGHPEVYILILPAFGVVSQTLSMYAARSVFGGQSMILAMGCISILGSLVWAHHMMTVGLEVDTRAYFSAMTIMIAIPTGTKIFNWLGTYMASHTTTRTVDLWAALSFILLFTLGGTTGVVMGNAGMDIALHDTYYIVAHFHFVLSLGAVLATICGFIFYSRDMFGDTVNLFHVNTGASPYLSIWFVVFLGSILLIFIPMHILGFNVMPRRIPDYPDYLCYINTWCSIGSISTIVIILTMLC; encoded by the coding sequence atgattaccgtgatattgaaatccaacacttttagctgtcttaagcagtccagtggggtggtggtgtactgcaatcataaagaacttggttgtctgtatctcataaccggagtcatcttcagtattctaggaactataatgtctttgtttattcgatttgagttatacagttctggatcgcggatcatttgtacagagacgatagctacttataatgtgataataacgatacatggcctagctatgatctttatgttcttaatgcctgctttgtacggaggatatggtaacttctttgtaccaatatatattggtggttcggaagtcgttttcccaagaactaacgcgatctcctattttctagtaccattaggttctgtgttgttaactcaaagtatttgttccgagtttggtagtggtcttggttggacaatgtatcctccactaagtactagcttgatggtgttaaatccagaggcaactgattggattatcggaggtcttgcagtactaggaattagtagtattttaagttctattaacttccttggtacttgcgtcttcatgggttctaatgctggtgctaagaactatattctatatatctgggctatcatatttactgcccttatgttagtcttcactctacctattcttactggtggattagttatgatccttcttgatctacacgtaaacactgaattttatgattctatgtattctggtgatagtgtactttatcaacatctattctggttcttcggacatccagaggtatacattctaattttacctgcttttggtgtagtctcgcagacattatctatgtatgctgctagatctgtcttcggtggacaatctatgatcttagctatgggttgtatttctattctaggttccttagtatgggcacatcatatgatgacagtcggtctagaggtagataccagagcttatttctctgctatgactattatgattgcaattcctaccggtactaagattttcaactggttaggtacctatatggctagccatacaactacaagaactgtagatctatgggctgctcttagttttatcctattgtttactctaggtggtactacaggtgtagttatgggtaacgctggtatggatattgccctacatgatacatactatattgtagctcatttccatttcgtattatctcttggtgcagtactagctactatatgtggctttatcttctatagcagagatatgttcggagatactgtaaatctattccatgtaaataccggtgcttctccatatttaagcatctggtttgtagtcttcttaggtagtatcttattaattttcatccctatgcatatacttggtttcaacgttatgccaagaaggataccagattaccctgattatctttgttatattaatacatggtgttcaattggttctatatccacaatagttatcatcttaactatgctctgctaa